CATCGCGGTGGTCGCGGTCGCCGTAGGTGGACTCCAGTAGCACCACGTCGGCGCGAGCCAATGGTGTCGGCGTGCGCATCAGCGGTGAGCAGGTGCTGCCCAGGTCGCCGGAGAACACCAGGCGACGGGTCATGCCAAATTCGTGGATTTCGATCTCGACGATGGCCGAGCCGAGGATGTGGCCGGCATTGTGGAAGGTGACGCGAATACCTCGCGCCACATCGACCGTGCTGCCATAGCTGACGCGTCGACGCTGGTTAAGCGCGCGGGAAGCGTCCTCCTGGGTGTACAGCGGTTTCACCGGCGCCCGATTGAGGCGCGCGCGCCATTTGTTCTCCCATTCGGCGTCCTTTTCCTGGATGTGCGCCGAGTCCAACAGCATCAGCTCCAGCAGGTCGCAGCAGGACTCGGTGGCATAGATCGGCCCCTTGTAGCCCTCCTTCACCAGGCGCGGCAGCAGACCGCTGTGGTCGAGGTGGGCGTGGGACAGCACCACTGCGTCCAACGCCTTGGGATCGAACGGGAACGGACTGCGATTGCTCGCTTCATTGTCGCGGGTACCCTTGCTTGCGCTGCGTCCCTGACGCATGCCGCATTCGAGCAGCACACGTATGCCGTCGCGGGTTTCCAGCAGGTAGCAGGAACCGGTGACTTCCTGGATCGCGCCGATGAAGGTGAGTAGCGCCATATCGCCTCCTTGTCGGAATTGTCTTTCAGCCTTGCCCGATTGGGCGGACGGGGCGTTGATACATGTCAGCGCCTCTCCGATCTGGCGACCTAGACTTCCAGTCATACCCGAGGGAGAGCCGATATGTCACAGATCCTGCCCAGTCCGGAAGAACTCGCCGCCCATGCGGCCGCCGAACCGGCATACGCCCGATGGCTGCATGGCCGAGGTCCGCTTCAGCATAGCGCGCAGACCCAGGCGGCGGTTTTCCGCATGGCTCATCAATTGGTCCAGTACCGCCTGCAGCCGGATCTGGCGAGCGTCTACCGGATGTTCAGCGCCCTGGATCAACTGACCTGTGCCGGCCTTTGGCTGGTGGCGCACATGACCTATGCCCGGCGCGTACGCCTGAACGGCGAGCCGCTGCAGGCCGAGGATTTCAAGGCACAGCCCGAGGGGCACACCGGTGGCGCGCTGAACATGGTGCCGGCCTACGCCGGCTACCTGGCGCTCAATGCCTTGAGCGGCAAGACGCGGGGCTGGCTGATGGGGCAGGGGCACTGCGTGTCGGCGATCGACGCACTGAACGTGCTGACCGGTAACCTGCACCCGGAGCAGGCCACCGCCTACGGGCAGGGCGAGGACGGGCTGAATCGGCTGGTACGGGACTTCTACAGCTACGTTCAGGCGCCGGACGGCAGGGTTGCCGCGCCGCTGGGCAGCCACGTCAATGCGCACACCGCGGGTGGTATCGCCGAAGGCGGCTACCTCGGTTTCGCCGAACTGATGTATGCGCACATGCCGTTGCCGGGCGAGACGCTGGTGGCGTTTCTCTCCGACGGTGCCGCCGAGGAGCAACGCGGCAGCGACTGGATTCCGCGCTGGTGGCGGGCCGAGGACTGCGGGACGGCTTTGCCGGTGATGATCGCCAATGGCCGGCGCATCGAGCAGCGTACCGACCTGGGGACCCACGAAGGCCTGGCGGGCTTCAAGCAGCACCTGCGCCGTTGCGGTTTCGACCCGGTCAGCTTCGACGGGCGCGATCCCGCGGCCTTCGTCTGCGCCCTGTGGGAAATGGAGCAGCGGCTGGCACATCGGGTGGAAGACAAGGACCGCGGCATCCTCCACTATCCCTTGCCGATTCCCTACGGCATTGCGGAAACGGTGAAGGGCTTCGGTTTCTACGGTGCCGGCAGCAACGCCGCGCACAACCTGCCGCTGCCGGGCAATCCGAGCGAGGATGCGCAGGCGCGTGAGTTGTTCAACCAGCATGTGGCGCCGCTCTGGGTCGAACCGCAGGTGCTGGCCGATGCCTGCGCGCTGTTCAGTGCCTCTCGCGCTGGCCGGGGGCTGGAGCGGGATAATCCGCTGGCGGTGCGTCGTCCTATCGAGCCGTCGATCCCCGAGCTGCATTACCGCAACGACCTCTGTTCGCCGATGGCGGCACTGGACCGCTTCTATGTCGACCTGTGCGCGGCGAACCCTGACCTGCGGGCCCGCGTCGGCAACCCGGACGAGCTGGCGAGCAATCGCCTGGGCGGCGTCCTCAAGGCGCTCCGGCACCGGGTTTCCGAGCCGGAGAGCGCGCTGGAGGCGGTCGACGGCCGGGTGATCACCGCCCTCAACGAGGAAGCGGTGGTCTCCGCCTGCCTGGCCAACCAGGGCGGCCTCAATCTGGTGGCGAGCTACGAGGCCTTCTGCGTGAAGATGCTGGGCGCGGTGCGCCAGACAATCATCTTCTCCCGTCAGCAGAAGGAAGTTGGCCGCCCCGCCGGCTGGCTTGGCTGGCCGCTGGTGGCGACTTCGCACACCTGGGAGAACGGCAAGAACCAGCAGTCGCACCAGGACACTACCTTCTGCGAGGCGCTGCTGGGCGAGATGAGCGATATGGTGCGGGTGGTCTTCCCCGCGGACCACAACAGTGTGCTGGCGCTGCTGCCGGAGATTTACCGCAGCCGTGGGCAACTGACCTGCATGGTGATTCCCAAGCGCGAGCGCCCCTCGGAGTTCAGTCGGGCCCAGGCCGAGCAGTTGACCCGAGATGGCGCGCTGGTGCTGGAGGAGCATCCGGGCAGCGCTCCGTTGCTGCTGATCGCCAACGGCAGTTATCAACTGGCGGAGATGCGTCGCGCAGCAATGCGCCTGGAGGAGGCTGGCTATCCCTATCGGCTGGTGTATCTGCAGGAGCCGGGCCGCTTCCGCGCCCCTCGCGACAGCTGGGAACTGCAGTCGGTGGCCGACGAGGCGCTGACCGCCCGCTTGTTCCCCAACCACTGCGAGCGCCGGGTGCTGCTGACGCACATGCGCCCCGAAGTGGCGCGCGGACACCTCTGGCCGATCCTGCCGGACGCGCTGAAAACTTCGGTGCTGGGTTATCGCAACCAGGGCGGTACGCTGGACGAGGCGGGCATGCTGTTCGCCAACCGCGCCTGTTGGGCCAATGTGCTGGTCGCCTGCGCGCGCCTGCTGGATGTCCCGCGCACCGCGTTGTTGACGCCCGAAGAGGCAGCGGCGGTGGCGGGAAAGGGCGATCCGGCGTTGTTGCGTTGACAGGCCGCGCGCAACCGTCGGAGGGCGGTTGCGCGGGGTTCAGCGTTTCAGCGGTTTGATCAGGCTATCGAGACCGTCGATCTTCAGCTCCAGGGTCAGTTGCATCAACTGGCCCAGTTCACCCTTGGGGAACTCGCCCTTGCGGTGGAACCACAGCAGGTACTCTTCCGGCAGGTCCACCAGCATGCGCCCCTGGTACTTGCCGAACGGCATCGGCGTGCGCGCGATCTTCAACAGCTGCAGCTTGTCGAGCATGGCGGGGCGAGGTTACTTCTGCAGCTTGATCTTGCAGCTGCCGGCGTCGAAGCGCTCGGTGGCGACCGGGGCGTTGGTCTTGTACTCGGTGAAGCTGTAGGTGAGGATCGCGCCCTGAGCCAGCAACTGGCGGTAGGCGGTATTGCTGCAGACGCTGTCGCCCAGCTGGCTGCGCACGCTGTCGGGATTGGCACGCATTTTCTCGGCGTGGCTGGCGCGCACGCTCAGGTGGTTGATCAACTGAGGACCGTCGACGGTGTAGCCCTGGTCGAGGATGTCTTCGTTGATCGCGCGCGGGGTACCTTCACTGCTCTCCTTGGCGACCTTTTCCAGGGTCTGGGTCAGTTCGAAGTCCTTCTTCGACGCGGCGTGGGCGGCGGGAAGAACGAGGCAGAGGGCGAGGGCGGTGAGGCGCAGCATGGGCATCTCCTGACAATGGTGCCGATTCGACCGTGCGGACCCATCGGGGTTCGCCGGTTGTTCCTGGTCGCCATTGTCCCTGAAAAGCGCGTCCGTGCCGAGGAGCACGTGTCGCGGCGGCGCCGCACGGCGGTCCTCTGGCGTCGGGAGATAGGACGGCTCTGTTACAATCACCGGCCTGCACCTTTCGTTTTGTCCGAGCAGCCGATGTTCCAATCGCTTTCCCTCGCCCCGGTGGCGCGTTCATGAGCCACGCCGTTGCCCGTCTTCGCGATGAACGCCTTGCCCGTTGCGTCAAGCCGTTCGTGGCCCGTGGTTCGCGCTCGCCGCGTTGCGCCGGCTGCCGTCTGCGGCCGAACTACTGCATGTGTGGCCTGCGTCCGCAGGTCGAGTCGAACGCGGCGATGTGTCTGGTGATGTTCGATACCGAGCCGCTCAAGCCCAGCAACACTGGCTGGCTGATCGCCGAGACCGTGCCCGAGACCTGGGCGTTCGGCTGGTCGCGCATCGAGGTCGATCCGGCCTTGCTGGCGTTGCTGGACGATCCGCAATGGCAGCCCTACGTGGTGTTCCCCGGCGAGTTCGTCCAGCCCGAGCGCGTGGTGACCGAGGTGATGCCGCAGGAGGGCAAGCGCCCGCTGTTCATCCTGCTGGACGCGACCTGGAACGAGGCGCGCAAGATGTTCCGCAAGAGCCCTTACCTGGACCGCTTCCCGGTACTGAGCATCACCCCCGATGCGCTGTCACGCTACCGCCTGCGCCGCTCCAAGTTCGATGAGCACCTGTGCACCGCGGAGGTGGCGGCGCTCTGCCTGGGGCTGGCCGGCGACCGCCGCGCCGGGGATGCGCTGGATGCCTATCTGGATGTGTTCAGCGAGCGCTACCTGGGCTCCAAGTGCCAGCAGCCGCTGGACGAGAAGAGCCCGGCACACCAGGTGCTGATGCCCTTCACCCAGGGCCAGGACTCGTAGCGGACTCTGTCCGCGATGCTTCTATTCCCGGGCTGTTCGCGAGCAAGCTCGCTCCTACAGTCCTGGCATCGCGCTCAGCCGGGAGGATTTTGTAGGAGCGAGCTTGCTCGCGAACCGCGTCGTTGCGGCGCTGTAATCAGGCCGGCTTCGCCTCGGCCTTTTTCGGCCACAACTGCGCCACCAGCATGCCGGTAAGCATTAGTGCGCACCCCAGGTAGCCGCGCAGGTGCAGTGTCTCGTCGAGGAACAGGGCGCCGGCGATGGCGGCGAATACGGCTTCGAGCGACAGGATGATCGCCGCGTGGGAAGCGATGGCGTGTTTCTGCGCCACGACTTGCAGGGTGAAGCCGGTGGCGACGCCGAACAGGCCGCCATAGAGCAGTGCGGGGCCGGCCTGGACGATGGCGGCCCAGCGGATTTCCTCGAAGATCAGCGCCAGGACCAGGCTCACGACCGCGCAGGTGACGAACTGCAGGAAGGCCAGGCGGATCGGGTCGTAGCGGCTGGCGAACAGGCCCACCAGCAGTACGTGGCCGCCCCAGACGAAGGCGCCGGTCAACTGCAGCCAATCGCCGGAGGCAACGTGGAAGTTCGGCCCGATGCTCAGCATCGCCATGCCGATCACCGCCAGCGCCGCGCCCAGCCAGGTTCCCATGCCGGTGCGGTGGCCGAACAGCAGTCCCAGCAGGGGCACGATGATCACGTACAGGCCGGTGATGAAGCCGGAGTTGGTCACGCTGGTGAACAGCAGGCCGACCTGCTGCAGGTTGATCCCCAGAGTGAGCGCGGCGCCAATGGCCAGGCCCGCCAGCAGCAGGCCGCGATTGAAGGGCTGGGCGCCGCGCTTGCTCGACCAGGCCAGCAGTGGCAACAGCGCCAGCGCGCCCAGGGCGAAGCGCAGGCCGGTATAGAGAAACGGGCCGATGGCGTCCATCCCCAGACGCTGTGCGACGAAGGACACGCCCCAGATCATCGCGGTAAACAGCATCAGGATATCGGCGCGCAGCGCGTGGCTTTTCATCTTGTTGTTCTCGAACGATGGAAAAAAAGCGGAACTCTGCCGCAAGCCTCGGCGCTTGGAAAGAGGCGCGCCTTGCCTGCGGGTGCGACGACAGTGCCCTTGACGTTGCATTCGCACGGACAGCGGGCGTTGTCTTTGCGTACAATGTGCGGGCAGTGCTCTATCCGGCTCCGACCTTCCCTGCGCAGGTTTGGCTGTTATCCACGGCAAGACTTCGGCGCGGCCTTCAAGGAATTTTCATGGCTTCCTACGAGATCCTGATCGCTGACGATCACCCGCTGTTCCGCAGTGCCCTGCACCAGGCCCTGACCATCGGCCTGGGACCTGACGCGCGACTGGTGGAGGCGGCGAGCATCGCGGAGCTGGAGGCCAGGTTGAACGAAAAGTCGGACTGGGACCTGGTGCTGCTGGACCTGAACATGCCCGGCGCCTACGGCTTCTCCGGTCTGGTGCTGCTGCGCGGCCAGTATCCGCAGATTCCGGTGGTGATGGTCTCGGCCCAGGAGGACGCCGCCGTGGTGCAGCGCTCCCGCGAGTTCGGCGCCAGCGGCTTCATTCCCAAGTCCAGCGAACTGAGCGTGTTGCAGCAGGCGGTGCGCGCGGTGCTCGACGGCGACGTCTGGTGGCCGCCGCAGGTGGACGCCGTGACCGAGATGAGCGAGGAGGTCCGTGCCGCCAGTGCCGGTCTTGCCAGCCTCACGCCGCAGCAGTTCCGCGTGCTGACGATGGTCTGCGAAGGTCTGCTGAACAAGCAGATCGCTTTCGAGCTGAACGTCTCCGAGGCCACGGTGAAGGCCCACGTCACCGCGATCTTCCGTAAGCTCAACGTGCGTACCCGCACTCAGGCGGCGTTGCTGCTGCAGCAGATGGAGTCGGTCCCGGGGGCGTGATTTCGTCACATCCTGTCAAACCGAATGACTCCTTTTTGACGCGCGCTGGTATAGAGTGCCGCGACCTTTTACCTGTGAGAAACACTCGTGTCCGCTTCCCCCTTCAAAGGCCAGACCGGCCTGAAACGCATCTTCAATGCCGCCGGTTATTCCCTGGCCGGCTTTGCCGCCGCCTTCAAGGGTGAAGCGGCCTTCCGCCAGTTAGTGCTGATCAACGTCATCCTGATCCCGCTGTCGTTCTTCTGCGACGTCACCCGCGGCGAGCGCGCGCTGCTGATCGCGGTGTGTTTGCTGGCGCTGATCGTCGAGCTGCTCAACTCTGCCATCGAGGCGGTGGTCGATCGTGTTTCCCTGGAGCGTCACCCGCTGTCGAAGAACGCCAAGGACATGGGCAGCGCCGCCCAGTTCGTGGCGCTGACCATCATCACCGTCACCTGGGCGGGCATCCTGCTGGGTTAAGCGTCGGTCATCCTTTGCAGGACCGAGGGGGCGCCCAGTCCTTGCTCGCGAATCGCCCGGCCCTGATGTCGTCGGCGTGAAGCGTTCGCGAGCAAGCTCGCTCCTACGAAAAGCGCATCGTCATGGAATCATCGGCAGCACGATCTCGTCGCTGCGCGTCACCCCGGCCGTTTCGCTGCGGCACAGGTCGAGAAACTCACGCATGGTCGCGGTCTGGTACTTCTGCCGGTGCCAGATGAAGTAGAACTGCCGGCGCAGGTCCAGATCCGGAGTTTCCACCGCCACCAGGCTGCCGCGGCGGAAGGCGTCGCGCAGGGCCAGGCGTGAGATGCAGCCGATCCCCAGTCCCGACTCCACCGCGCGCTTGATCGCCTCGGTGTGTTCCAGTTCCAGGCGCACGTTCAGTGGCTCGATGCGGTGCCGCATGGCCTGGTCGAAGGTCAGTCGCGTGCCGGAGCCCTGCTCCCGCAGGATCCAGGCCTCCTCGATCAACCGCGCAAGGTCCGCGCGGCCTTCGCGGGCCAGCGGGTGCTGTGGCGCGCAGAACACCACCAGTTCGTCCTCCATCCACGGTTGTACCTCGATGTCCGGGTGCTGGCAGTCGCCTTCGATCAGGCCCAGGTCGAGTTCATAGTGGGCGATGCGCTGCACCACGTGGGCGGTGTTGTGCACGTGCAGGCGCACCCGGCAGTCCGGCTGGCGCTGCATGAAGGTGCCGATCAGCAGGGTCGCCAGGTAGTTGCCGATGGTCAGGGTGGCGCCCAGGTCCAGCGAGCCGAAGGCGCTCTTGCCGTTGAGCATGTTCTCGATCTCGCTGCCGCGGTCGAGCAGGGCCACCGCCTGGGGCAGCAACTGGTGGCCGAGAGCGTTTAGGGTCAGGCGTTTGCCGGAACGGTCGAACAGCTTGCAGTCGAACTGCCGTTCCAGCTCGCCCAGGGCGGTGCTGGTAGCCGACTGCGACATGGACAGCGCTTCGGCCGCGCGGGAGACGCTTTCCTGCTGGGCGACGGCGACGAAGACTTCGAGCTGGCGCAGGGTGAACTTCATGCTGTGGGGCTCCGGAGAAGGCTGCGCGACATTTCGTCACCCCGGCGTAGGAAGCACCTGACGGTATCCTTTCGCGGCGACTGGGCGGCCTTATCTGCGTTTTGGATTAGCAATATCCAGATAATTTATTTTGCGGATATTGTCGACGCCTATAAAATGTCGCGCAATTGCGCTACGTCCGGGATCTGCTGGGGTGCGCCACGTTTCTCCTAGGAGTCCTTGATGAGCAACCTGTACACCGAACGCGTTCTCAGCGTGCACCACTGGAACGATACCCTCTTCAGCTTCAAGACCACCCGTAACCCGGGTCTGCGCTTCAAGACCGGTCAGTTCGTGATGATCGGCCTGGAAGTCAACGGTCGTCCGCTGATGCGCGCGTACAGCATTGCCAGCCCGAACTACGAAGAACACCTGGAGTTCTTCAGTATCAAGGTCCCGGACGGTCCGCTGACTTCGCGCCTGCAGCACCTGAAGGAAGGCGACGAACTGATGGTCAGCCGCAAGCCCACCGGCACCCTGGTGCTGGACGACCTCAAGCCCGGCAAACACCTGTACCTGCTGAGCACCGGCACCGGCATGGCGCCGTTCCTCTCCGTCATCCAGGATCCGGAAGTCTACGAGAAGTTCGAGAAGGTCATCCTGGTTCACGGCGTGCGCTGGGTCAGCGAGCTGGCCTATGCGGACTTCATCACCAAGGTCCTGCCGGAGCATGAGTACTTCGGCGACATGGTGAAAGAGAAGCTGATCTACTGCCCGCTGGTTACCCGTGAAGAGTTCCACAGCATGGGCCGCCAGACCGACCTGATGCGCAGCGGCAAGCTGTTCGCCGACATCGGCCTGCCGCCGA
This Pseudomonas sp. ATCC 13867 DNA region includes the following protein-coding sequences:
- a CDS encoding xylulose 5-phosphate 3-epimerase, yielding MAHQLVQYRLQPDLASVYRMFSALDQLTCAGLWLVAHMTYARRVRLNGEPLQAEDFKAQPEGHTGGALNMVPAYAGYLALNALSGKTRGWLMGQGHCVSAIDALNVLTGNLHPEQATAYGQGEDGLNRLVRDFYSYVQAPDGRVAAPLGSHVNAHTAGGIAEGGYLGFAELMYAHMPLPGETLVAFLSDGAAEEQRGSDWIPRWWRAEDCGTALPVMIANGRRIEQRTDLGTHEGLAGFKQHLRRCGFDPVSFDGRDPAAFVCALWEMEQRLAHRVEDKDRGILHYPLPIPYGIAETVKGFGFYGAGSNAAHNLPLPGNPSEDAQARELFNQHVAPLWVEPQVLADACALFSASRAGRGLERDNPLAVRRPIEPSIPELHYRNDLCSPMAALDRFYVDLCAANPDLRARVGNPDELASNRLGGVLKALRHRVSEPESALEAVDGRVITALNEEAVVSACLANQGGLNLVASYEAFCVKMLGAVRQTIIFSRQQKEVGRPAGWLGWPLVATSHTWENGKNQQSHQDTTFCEALLGEMSDMVRVVFPADHNSVLALLPEIYRSRGQLTCMVIPKRERPSEFSRAQAEQLTRDGALVLEEHPGSAPLLLIANGSYQLAEMRRAAMRLEEAGYPYRLVYLQEPGRFRAPRDSWELQSVADEALTARLFPNHCERRVLLTHMRPEVARGHLWPILPDALKTSVLGYRNQGGTLDEAGMLFANRACWANVLVACARLLDVPRTALLTPEEAAAVAGKGDPALLR
- a CDS encoding DUF3820 family protein translates to MLDKLQLLKIARTPMPFGKYQGRMLVDLPEEYLLWFHRKGEFPKGELGQLMQLTLELKIDGLDSLIKPLKR
- a CDS encoding quorum-sensing-regulated virulence factor family protein translates to MLRLTALALCLVLPAAHAASKKDFELTQTLEKVAKESSEGTPRAINEDILDQGYTVDGPQLINHLSVRASHAEKMRANPDSVRSQLGDSVCSNTAYRQLLAQGAILTYSFTEYKTNAPVATERFDAGSCKIKLQK
- a CDS encoding tRNA-uridine aminocarboxypropyltransferase, with the protein product MSHAVARLRDERLARCVKPFVARGSRSPRCAGCRLRPNYCMCGLRPQVESNAAMCLVMFDTEPLKPSNTGWLIAETVPETWAFGWSRIEVDPALLALLDDPQWQPYVVFPGEFVQPERVVTEVMPQEGKRPLFILLDATWNEARKMFRKSPYLDRFPVLSITPDALSRYRLRRSKFDEHLCTAEVAALCLGLAGDRRAGDALDAYLDVFSERYLGSKCQQPLDEKSPAHQVLMPFTQGQDS
- a CDS encoding DMT family transporter; this translates as MKSHALRADILMLFTAMIWGVSFVAQRLGMDAIGPFLYTGLRFALGALALLPLLAWSSKRGAQPFNRGLLLAGLAIGAALTLGINLQQVGLLFTSVTNSGFITGLYVIIVPLLGLLFGHRTGMGTWLGAALAVIGMAMLSIGPNFHVASGDWLQLTGAFVWGGHVLLVGLFASRYDPIRLAFLQFVTCAVVSLVLALIFEEIRWAAIVQAGPALLYGGLFGVATGFTLQVVAQKHAIASHAAIILSLEAVFAAIAGALFLDETLHLRGYLGCALMLTGMLVAQLWPKKAEAKPA
- the erdR gene encoding response regulator transcription factor ErdR; the encoded protein is MASYEILIADDHPLFRSALHQALTIGLGPDARLVEAASIAELEARLNEKSDWDLVLLDLNMPGAYGFSGLVLLRGQYPQIPVVMVSAQEDAAVVQRSREFGASGFIPKSSELSVLQQAVRAVLDGDVWWPPQVDAVTEMSEEVRAASAGLASLTPQQFRVLTMVCEGLLNKQIAFELNVSEATVKAHVTAIFRKLNVRTRTQAALLLQQMESVPGA
- a CDS encoding diacylglycerol kinase is translated as MSASPFKGQTGLKRIFNAAGYSLAGFAAAFKGEAAFRQLVLINVILIPLSFFCDVTRGERALLIAVCLLALIVELLNSAIEAVVDRVSLERHPLSKNAKDMGSAAQFVALTIITVTWAGILLG
- a CDS encoding LysR family transcriptional regulator, yielding MKFTLRQLEVFVAVAQQESVSRAAEALSMSQSATSTALGELERQFDCKLFDRSGKRLTLNALGHQLLPQAVALLDRGSEIENMLNGKSAFGSLDLGATLTIGNYLATLLIGTFMQRQPDCRVRLHVHNTAHVVQRIAHYELDLGLIEGDCQHPDIEVQPWMEDELVVFCAPQHPLAREGRADLARLIEEAWILREQGSGTRLTFDQAMRHRIEPLNVRLELEHTEAIKRAVESGLGIGCISRLALRDAFRRGSLVAVETPDLDLRRQFYFIWHRQKYQTATMREFLDLCRSETAGVTRSDEIVLPMIP
- the fpr gene encoding ferredoxin-NADP reductase, which produces MSNLYTERVLSVHHWNDTLFSFKTTRNPGLRFKTGQFVMIGLEVNGRPLMRAYSIASPNYEEHLEFFSIKVPDGPLTSRLQHLKEGDELMVSRKPTGTLVLDDLKPGKHLYLLSTGTGMAPFLSVIQDPEVYEKFEKVILVHGVRWVSELAYADFITKVLPEHEYFGDMVKEKLIYCPLVTREEFHSMGRQTDLMRSGKLFADIGLPPMNPQDDRAMICGSPSMLDETSEVLNGFGLQISPRMGEPGDYLIERAFVEK